The sequence AAAACTATCACTGCCTCTTGAGAACAATTACAAATTAAGCTACTAGTCTCTTTTTTAttccaactctttttttttttaacgtggAAATGTCAGGGTTTGAGTGTTCATTACGCTTATCTCACTTTGCTTGGTCCTTAATTATGTTGCCTGGTTCAATTCCAGGCTCAGATGTGGAAACTTTCCCATCTTCTTAAATTATTACTGCAAAGTTCAAAGtttctttaataatatatgtatgggttcaaacttcaaaacatTTTGTCAACTAATAGTAAAtaccattcaattttttttttttttttattggtttcaTATTTCATCAAAATCCACTGTTGCATTCCAAACTATTGAAACTTTGAGAAGTTCATCAAGTTTAGGTATCATTAGACTAAATGATATGCCATTATATGTTTTCAATTCACATACAAATTTAGTTAGCAAATATGAAATCAAATTGCACTAAAGAAAGATCAATCAAGAAATCCCTCCCACCAACCCCACCTACCATTAAATTAATATgtccacatgagtttgtttacttttctttttttttttctttttaaattttagcaaTGAAGATTTCACACGCTTAAAGATTATTATAGTAGCTTCTTCATAGTCAAGGAAATGCAAATCATGAATAAGATTGAATGAATAAATTATCATAAATATTCCCTTCTCCTTTTGAATGTATATATGCATTATATGGTGCATGAAGCTGAGTTACAATTTGATGCATCAACCATGAGAAAACCATACCTATtgttacaacaaattataaatggtCTCAGATCATGTTTTTTTGGGGATCATGATAAGGGTTCCTATGCATACTGTATGATAACTTACCTTTCagtgttatatattttattaatatataggAAACATCCAATGAATTTTCAAACCCACCACGTTTGTCGCAGTTTATTCGAAGTTATCTAAACCAACTAATGACATTAAAGTCATTgcttttttaaaacaaaaaaaaaaaaaaatatatatatatatatatatatatatatatatatatatatatatatatatatatttctttcaaactttccaaaaacaataacaaagcTCTCAAAGTAATTAATGTGTAATAAATGATCTTGACACGGCAATCATGCCccattagagcatccacatcagttggtggatagtcatgtataatgcaaaaatttctcaattttacacattttgaacaaaaaatccCCTACATCAGTGGAGCTAAAACTAGGTAAAATTGTGCAAAAccatccacgagctacagtaaccgtgtaaatacacacggctactgtagctcgtttatacaatattttatcattttctctttcgctcgtttttttctctctctgatccgtgCTCAACAGACTtcattctctcatctttttctcaacacagaATATACGCAAAGATAtattttgctcaaaaaaaaaaaaaaaaaacacagacatacacaaacaaacacagatcggtgcttgactggtcgGAGCTTGTGGGTCTTGTCGgggatcggagctcgcagatcgcGATCGAGCTCGTAGAtcgccgatcggagctcgcagatcgcTGATCGGAGCTCGCAAATCGCGATTGGAGCTCGCGGATCGTGATCTGAGCTCGTGGTCGGAGAgggagttgatcgagagggagagggagagggagagttgatcgagtggcagagggagagggaaagtctgagagatgggtatagagagagagagcaaaagtcAGAAATGagttaggagagagagagagcgtagTAATTATATGAGGTAgttgggaaaataataaaatattaaagaaaattgattatttaattaaaaatggtggtaggatagatgaactgatgttggtgttttgtaaaattagatgggtaaaatagaaaaagttggtttttagtgtaaaagtggatgtgtaaaatgaaagaaCTGATCCGGAAGCTCTAGCAGGCCCTTCTGAATGTACCAATTAGATAAGTCCACAATAATAAATTAGACTCgtacttcattaaaaaaaaaacaaacaattctttttttgctgaattaaaatgaaattctttacattttttttccacgcgTAATGTAGATAACTAAGAGCAAACGAGCAAATAATGTAATTtcggaagaaaaaaaaaattaatggtatTTATCTTTAGGAAATGAGGTTTAATTTATGGGAAAATGAACTAtgatcattttaatattttatgcttATAGGCATATaggtattttaaaataaaaaatttataaaattgccTCTAAGAAGATtataaacttcaaaatttttgaatgtTGGGTTGTCTAGGTCACTATTGGTGTACCATCATTTAATAGTAATTATGGTTTGCATGGTCTCTATTAGGAAGGTGTAGCTATAAGGGCAACTATCTTCCTCCTCCCAAGGCCCatcaccaaaagaaagaaaaaaaggtcaAAAGTCCATTACTTTGAAATGTTATaattcataactttgtatttaatgtaaattgttttctttttccttgaaaatgaccctggaaaaaaaaaaggatgtatTGTACCATTTTTAATGTATATTGTCTTCTAGTTAGGAGTATTTATTACCAGAGTTTGAAATCCCCCCTTTCTCCTCTCCctttcttattttgtttaaatttttgacaaaatgTGGACTGAATATAGAAAAGGTTCAAATgcatcaatttttcaaaaagtatgcAACtaaactccattttttttttaaatccttttttttacaacacattgagagagagggagattcCAATTCAAAATTTCCTTAGTAGAAGAATTAGACAATGTCAACGAGTTACAAAACTCTCAATAAATGAAGACCATAATTTAGTTTGACATGGAAGTATCATTTGTCATTCAATGATGGGTATTCAATCTTTGAGTTCACATGAAATGGATTTGCGCTGAAGAAAGATTACTTTACAATCTTCCTATTCtcaaaaataatactaataataataccaTCTTCCTACCAATCTCTCACctcccagaaaaaaaaaaataatggtcaACATGATTTTGTTTGCTAACTCTTCTTTACGTAGCAATGAAGATTTGACACGATTAAAAGGATTTTATTAACTTCTACATTAgtcaaagaaatgaaaaggaatCTCTTTTGAATATTGCAGCTATTAGTATATGAGTAACATGAAGTCTAGCTAGTTCCATGCATCTAATAATGCAAAGACCATACCTTTTTCCAATACACAATTTTAAATAGTCTTAGATCAAGTTGTTGCAAGGATTATGGTAAGACTACCTATGGGCTATAGTGTACTAGCTCTATAGTCTATTGTCTTCTATTAGGGTGAGTTTGACATTAGCTTTTATGTAcagctttttaaaacctcattttttctcgtatttttttactttttcaaatttttttaagatacaaatatactttagcacacttttagcaaaaaaattttaacaaaaacctaaataaattgttcccaAACGAACACTTGGTATCGTGTATTTGATACATAAAATGTTCAATGAATATTCAAAATCACCATGTTTACAGCATTTTAAATCTGACTCAACAAACCAAATTAAAGTTCTCTTCCcctttcttatctttttctcaaagaaatgaaaatgaaaaggcaTGCCACATGCTACTCATACAATATATATACGCACACTCGAGATGAGCTTGCCACAGCTTGTTTCCCATTTACACGCCAAGACAACTTCTGAAAATTTCACATGCTGAACTACGCTCCATTTGCTTAGGTGGTGGACAATGTTTTTCGTATTTTCTAATCTTTGGTAAATTGGTGTGATGGTTTTCTAtgttttaatggaaaataaatcCAATAGAAATGAAAATGTTTACCACTTTTGAAACATTACATTTTccgttggtttttttttttttttaagaaattcatAAACGTGCCCTTACCCCTTTTAGAGAGCAGTGGACATTTTCTGAAATGATACATACTCAACAAACTAGGCAAACCATCAAAACTAGTCAAACCATCACGACTCTACTCCACACTGCAAGTACTTCTCCAAATTTAATCTCTATCTTCGCTTCTCTCACTCCTCAGAGGCTAAATGTTGATCAgcattgataataaaaataaataaagaaatgaatTCTTATTCAATTGTTTTCCcacttaattttttgaatagATTTCAATGTGAGATCTATTTTCCAATTTGAGGCTCTTAAATGgtcccaaaaaattaaattttatttggtgTTCGTATCCATGCATAGaagtttttgtttatataattattttgaattaaaagaaatattaatgaTAATTGTACAAATCACATAATAGAATATGTTTTCTGACCCATTTTCAGGATAGCAatcaaacacaagaaaataaGTCAGTTTTCCAGAAAATATTTCCATCAAAACGAATAGAGTGttaaattatttacatttttttcctcataaaacTTGGTGATGCTTTGGAGGCTACTTCATTGACAGTTATGTCACATACTCAAGGTAATCTTGGTAGATGGATTTGAAACTAACACTTATAAGTCTCATTCATTAATTCTTATttcactaaataaaaaaaaatcttcaaatttttttgtatgcAAGACTGCAACTACTACTACTAATATATAAGTGCAAGCGAGGACTTTGCTTACAACTTAAAGAACCATTGATGTAAGTTAACAAATATTGGGGAAAAGACAAGAGTAACTCAATACAAAACATAGACATATTGGATGAACCTGGTTTCTTACTTTCTTCTGTAATAGAAATATAACAATCTCGTCTAAATGACTTTCTGTTTATCTCATGACCCTGCTTAATTAGAAATCAGGTCCTCATCTTTAAAAGCATGCATGGGGCTGCAACAAGTGACATCCACCATTGAAATAACCACAAACAAGGCACCAATGATCAAATTTGATATGCGGTTAATTCCAAGGAATATGTTACTGTTAGTGGTGCAGGACAATATTGCTTTTGTCCCTGGCTACTTATAGATAGATCAGTGGCCTTCCACTTTCCAAATAATAGAATGAAGAAACCTTTGTCTCAGATTATGCAATTTCAACAATTCATCTGACTGATAAAGCAATCACATAACATCAAGCTGCCTCGTACAATTGTCCAACTAGGCAGTCATTTAACAAGGAAATAAGGTTagcaattacataaaataaataatgtgacAAAACTGGGCAAAGTACATATTTAAACTCAGCACTTCCTAGCTACttaaggtccgtttggatagaacttattgctgaaaactgaaaacactgtagcaaaataatttttaaatgtgtgaatagtgatgcgagacccatttttaataaaaaaaattgatgaaaaagtacATTAACAGTGCGTGCACAGTGCTGCACAGTGCGCACATGTCCCCtctgcagcaaaaaaaaaaaaaatcaaaacgtggacgcagcaataagctgcatccaaacgccctcttagtaACTGAGAGCTCATGCCGccaaaaatcagaaaaaagaaataacattTCTACAGGAAATTGATCCAATGGTTTCCTATAGACTAATTTTCATGTGAGAATAGTGAGTTTGTCATGTTGATAATTTCATCTTACATGATGATAATTTCATCTTGTACTCTTCATGCATATTAAGGCCTAAAACACTTGTCACGATGGATAATTGATGCCTAGATGAAGATgttcagcatttttttttttttttttttgtgacagCTGAGAGAGGCATAGTGATGGTCAGAAAACACCACGATTCCATCAAAAGAGGGATTTTTCTCGGAACATAATTTTCCCTCCAACTCACTATATGGCATTCAACTGATCATCCACACGTGATCAATTTAATAGTCAAGTTACTTGATTAAATATGGCTTAACATGTCATGTGATTAAAGTACATGTGTTTAATCATCTAAATGCCATGTAATTGGTTGGAGGAGATTTCTTCAAAccaatttaaaagaaaactgTCCTTTTACTTGGAGTCCTCATGTTTTGCTTTTAGCAACAGACCTTTGTATAAAGCACCGGGCAACTGAAAGGGTGAGATACCAGCCCCATGAATATGAATTGGCCATACTGATGCCCGCCAGAAATCCATAGAATCATGTCCATGCACAAAATTCCAGTTTGCACCTCATAATAGCAAAAAATCTAATATCATATTATCTCACCAATCACCATAATGTTGTGAGAATCTTCCTCGGGCCTAAAAGTCCACCAGGAAACAAAGTAGGCCCTTTTGGTATTATTGTTGCAATGCCTGGCTGGCCCATAAAGGCAGAGGTGCACAAAACGTTACTGGAAGACCAGTAACAGGGTGCTCAAACGACAAGCTCTCTGCATGAAGTTCATGCCCATCATAACTTCTCCCTTTCCACTCTTTGACACCCTCATATTTCACATCCCCTATAATAGGAATTCCAAGATACTGGCAATGCAAGCGGATTTGATGTGTTCTTCCATTCCGAGGATAAGCTCTAACCACTACCTCATCCCTCTTCACATCACTGTCTGTTACAGCTTTTTCTTCAACTACTACAgtattttcttcatctttcctAAACTCAGATCTCTCTTTGAAGCACCCTTGTCCATTTATTGATAATACTTCAAATGACGTTTCCATGTCTTTGACCATTGACCCACCTGGTAATACCCGGCCCACATCTGATGCAGCATACACACGATAAGCCCCAAATTTCGACCGTCCATGACCTGATTTAACGGttattttttcccattttggaGCTGGACCAATGCAGAGGGCAATGTATGTTTTGGTAACCTTGTGATCAGTGAATGCCTTAACCATCTTAGAAGCTACTTTGTGGGACTTCGTTATTAGCATAACACCACTGGTGTCACGATCAAGTCTATTAGCAAGATGAAGCTCTGGAGGGCTCCCTACATTGAAACAGTTTAACTCAGTTCCATATTCAAGAAAAAGCTATGACTTAATCTGTCAGAAAGCACCATTAATAGTTCCTGTTAATTAAAGAGCACATATTTAGCATTCACAAATCCAATCAAATGTATGGTTTGCTGCTTACAGAATCTAGTTATGGACATCAGATGGTGTTAGATTTCACATAAGTTGTTGCAAAATGACTTGAAATATCTATATTCATACTAATCTTGTGTAAGATGCATTTCAATTTTATTCACTAATCATCAAACCCTGTATATGTAAAGGAAGCAATATTGAGAAGCAAATTCAAAACACATTCGGGCAATTTAAGAAACACTTTTTAGCAATCAAATAAGCTTTACACGACTATCTCTAGAAGCTTAATCTGTCAGAAAGCACCACAAATAGTTCCAATTCATTATAGAGTACATATTTAGTATTCACAAATCCAATCAACTGTATGGTTTGCAGCTTACAGAATCTAGTTAAGGGAATCAGAGCTGTTAGAATTCACATAATTTGTTGCCAAATGACTTGAAATATCTATATTCATAAGCACCTCATATAAGATgcatttcaagtttattcacTAATGAACAAGCCAGTATACATGACGGAAGCTCATTTTACTGAGAAGCAAATTCAAATCGCAGTCCAGGAATTACAGAAACACTATAATGGTCAACTTACTCTATCGAGCACCAAAATTCTTCCGATTATCAACTTGTATTTAATAAGGTGCTGATTTTGACAACAGCCTTTTTATCAAACAGACAAAGATGAATGAACAAAACTACAACTCAAGTCCAGCAATCAGTTAGCTTCTTGTGGAGTACAATACcttgaaaaccaaattcaatttACTTGGATGCACATTTTATAAAACTCCATCAAGCAATCAAAAAAGTTTTACATGAATATACTCTAGCAGCTCATCACCCTAGTAATTCTTCACTCTTAGTTATCTAGAATATATTGTTTCATTCAATCCAACAAACTTCATCTAAGTTCAACATTTCCCAACCTCTTCCCTCCAAGTTCTCGCCAAGTAAACCACCATACGGATTATAAAACCATTCACAAATATTGAATTCATGCTCTATCTTGCCCTAGtttaaaagaaaacacaaatgaACTCAATAGTTCTATTAGGCTAATCAATACTCCCTCAGcaaagttatcatttttatataagCATTTCAGCTTTCTCCATTATAGCTTTGTATGAGCTATACATAATACATATAAAACCGGCCGTCCGAGTTCTCAAACTTCATCAACTacccacaaaataaaaaaccgaGAACAAACCAATGGAGACCTTCACCGAGTCCCCTGACTCGCACCGAGTCAACTCGGACCCAGTGACCGAGTCAAACTCAGCCGTCCGAGTCCTCACATTCCACCGAATACCCACAAACCAAAAAACCGAGAACAATTCAAAAACAACTTCACCGAGTCAAAAAGACTAACCTGACTCGGCCGAGTCACACTCACACAGAGCCATAGGCACCGATTCGAAGACTCGTTCACAGTACCAACCCTGAGGCTTGTTCACAACAACGAACCACTGGTCCTGGTATATGACATCAGGTCTTGGCAACCGAAAGAAGGAGTTGGACTTGGCAGACATGGCTCTGCTGAGCTCTATGTCCTTGGAGATAAGAGGAGGTCGAGGAGAGAGTGGCACTGGGTAATTCTGTAGGTTTTGAAGGTCGTTTTGGGAATTGGGATTTGTGGTTGAGTCAGCTTCGCTGCTTGAGTTTGGCATGGCGGCCATGGTGGTGAAGTAGCAGGTTTGGGGTTTGGGGAACTTGGTAAAGAAGAGGGTGGGTTGTTGGACTTGGAGTCGCATTTTGTGCGAACCGTCGTCGTTTTGCTATTTGCCAATTccataaaatactattttattttatttttgttttttttaataaataaattacactaaatatgtaaaaaaaaaaaaaattctctcaatATATGGCGGTTAAAGAAACAATTCACGTATGTGGATAGTTTCCTAAATCGCTATTTAATAGGGTGgaaaatagtttatatatattttttatatgtatcttatttttattatttttatcatttttaaaatacttgTTTCCTCTTTATTAATAATCTCACCACTACTTATCTcgtttatcttttatttttaatttatttactaaCCATGAAGTTACATTATTAGAGAATAGAGatgacaaatttattttaatgacaTAATTTAAGTATAAATTGCCtaatgtcttcttcttctttcttcttcttttgaattAAACTGTCTAATGTCTATTAtatctaacactaagattacttttttgtcccaacaataacaatcagtaacaacctgctacttaagatttgttgtaaaaatattgtgaacatatcatttctcttaaaacTATATGATAGCTTTAGGATTGACTACTATTCTGACCATGTGAGGCATAACttaattaaaatcatatttataaTAACTAATTACTAATTTGTGCGATGCATGGGAAAGGAATTGAGTATAATATATGAGTTAATCTTAGCTTATTTTacttaaatcacataaattgaatttgtaaataaaaaaaatgtcagtaTAAATTAACAGAATTTGTTAATGCACATAAAATTGAAGCTATTCCCCAATATACGCTACTCTTGAACTACAAAACAGGAATTTAATACATTAAAACAGTTTTATATCCCTAAACTTATTGATTAACGGGTGTCTATTGTAGCAACCTAAAAGAGCTGAACCTTTTTTATTGGAACATAACGACTGGGGAAGGACAacaattaatctttttttaaatcttatttaatcttttttttttctcatttgctCTAATAAGCACTGCATACTTATTGGGTACAAAGGAATgacaacaattaatttttttttcaaagcaatggagttgaaaattttgagacCTTATTTTCTTGTTATACAATTAAGTAGATCCTCAAATTGATTAACCGTAAAGAGCCGATTACATACTTCAAGTGTCTAATATCTACAAAATCAAGCTGTTAGAATCAATTCTTAGAGCAAATTCTAAACTTCAATCTcgattaaaattattttaagttgGTCAACTTATAAAGTCAAATTTGCACTCTACTCTACTCATACCTTGTTAGGCTTAAATGTGGACTTCAAAATTATCAGGTGGCTTATATATAAGCTAAATTTAAAGCACTAAGTGTGCATCATTGAAAAACTATGACAATAAGCCCGGAGGGTGAATTGGTGAGGGAATGAGCCTGAATTGGAAATCTCCACTTGACATTTAGCCTGAAACCAAAACCCACTGTGTTTGTTGGAACCAAAAGCGAAGAGAATtagtatacacacacacagacaaaATCAAACACTCAACTTTGATTAAAAATATTGATGAATTGATAATGGTGGtgatgaaagaaaaatcaaactttacaagaaaaaatgatgatgaagaaattaCACATGTTTTGAATCTACTACCATCTCAACCGAAATTTTAAGGGGAAAAGATAGagtaaatatattaataaaaaagcaCATGGTCTTTACTTCAAAATTCAAGTTGTTATTCTTAACAcacaaaaatataaactaaaacAACATACTAACAACGTCAACAATGGCATCATGAAACAATGGTATTGGTCTAATCATTGAAACATGATACAAACACCATAGACagataaaaagaaacaaatatagTTTAAAATGTCAATGAAACTTCGTGAATAATAAAGATTATGCAATAAACAAAGGAAGCACCAAATTACCAATCAAAGTAAGATATCTATCCATAAACTGGCTTTGCAATGCCTTAGCTCTCATTTGCCTTGTTCTTCCTCTTTCATTGGGCCAATAatctcatcttttattttttttccctatatcAATATTCATGtgtcaaaaaataaatcaaagttTATATATTATCCCAAAACAATAATAGTGGAACTAAAACAATTCCAAGTATTATTATATGGTAAAATGGGCCAAACAAAGAGCTACAAGTACCTGCTATGAATGAAGAAGTTATTAAAGTGTTCTTTCGATTTGTGGTGTCTAGTGCGTTCTCAAAATTTGTTGGATTGAATAatctacaaaaaagaaaagcaatgaGAGTCAAATAGAAAGCCATAGACATATGTTAGTAGAAAGTACATAAAGAAAACatttattagaaaagaaaaaaataataatagcaaAGCTATCATTCATTGCTTTGTTAAATCTCTCCCTAGAAAAAAATATCTACCAAAATCTATAAAGTAATCCTCAATTTGCAAATTAACAAAGCAAAACTCACAATTCACCAACATATctaagaaaaaggtaaaaaaccCTTTCACAACTGATTTTGCTTCCAATCACTTTTTCTCCATTGTTTTTATTCCTCAATACCCAAAAAGATGCTCAATTAAAATTATGAGAATATAATCCAATATGTAAAACCTAGAACAACGCCTAAAAATCACAAACTTGgtcaaccataaaaaaaaaaaaaaaatctgagtatccccaaattcatcaaaaacatgaaatttaaaCTCTTATTCTGGCTTTAAATCTAGTTATCTTCAGATAGTTTGAGGGAGGAGATAACACATGCCTCCAACCtatgaaagagaaaataattcaaaacacacaaacaccCAATTGCAACTCCCACTCATGATTTACTTCTTTGCTATAAAATACAAAGCCTTTCTAACTCTCTCAAaccaattataaattttaaacagtcaaactcttaaaaaaaacccaactttttACCTCccacctctctctttttcttggtCAATTCCatcaaaaccaaattttagACACCCCCCATACATCTTCAACTCTCACCATATGGTTTTTAAAACCCTGTGTAATTTAACTCAATCACTTTCACTGTCGCAAGCTGTGAAGCCATGCAAGTATCTAGATTTACAAATACTACCTACTTCCCTTGCAGCTCTACAACAATAAATGTGCAAGATTGGAGCTTGAAGTGAAGCTCAGATGCAATATGTTCTGTATCAGCGTATCCCATTGTATTAACATTAGCAGCTGGTCCTGTGATTTCATAACTTCCAAATCCAATCAAATATTTGGAATCCAATACTCCTCTACCATCCATAGCAAAGTACCAAAGCAATTCATAACCAAATAACTACACATGGCCTCTAAACACTATGATTAAACATAAACCCCATTGCACTTAATCACGTAGATAAATCAAAGCTCACCTAAGTATTCTATTTCTAATTGGTTTCTTTTTGGTGCTTCATTCAAATCCTTACCTTCCTCActatgtgtgtttttatttctaaattacaattaattattaataatgcTGCTGTATAAAAGTGTGGAGAGGTCAATCAAGAGTCAAAAacttcagttatatatatagatgataattttatttaaatattgtgctaat comes from Castanea sativa cultivar Marrone di Chiusa Pesio chromosome 3, ASM4071231v1 and encodes:
- the LOC142626805 gene encoding RNA pseudouridine synthase 1, which codes for MRLQVQQPTLFFTKFPKPQTCYFTTMAAMPNSSSEADSTTNPNSQNDLQNLQNYPVPLSPRPPLISKDIELSRAMSAKSNSFFRLPRPDVIYQDQWFVVVNKPQGWYCERVFESVPMALCECDSAESGSPPELHLANRLDRDTSGVMLITKSHKVASKMVKAFTDHKVTKTYIALCIGPAPKWEKITVKSGHGRSKFGAYRVYAASDVGRVLPGGSMVKDMETSFEVLSINGQGCFKERSEFRKDEENTVVVEEKAVTDSDVKRDEVVVRAYPRNGRTHQIRLHCQYLGIPIIGDVKYEGVKEWKGRSYDGHELHAESLSFEHPVTGLPVTFCAPLPLWASQALQQ